A part of Variovorax sp. HW608 genomic DNA contains:
- a CDS encoding LysR family transcriptional regulator codes for MDRLTSLRVFREVVESGSFVAAADRLGISAPMASKHVAQLERSLGARLLHRSSRHLSLTEAGQAWYEQSGRALDLLDAAEAAIGHTSATPRGQLKVSAPVWCATPRFARVLAGYREQCPEVVVDMHLENRKVDLAADGYDLALRATQEPSPALIARPLCKLQFHLVATPACIARGGLPASPADLAKLDAIVPSYVNLEGFALKGPGGRQAPLRLQPVMKSDDTNLTLHAVHAGIGISFLPEWLIDEDLAAGRLVRLVADYAAPPVTLFAVYTSRQYMAPKLRSFIDFLGARLGGA; via the coding sequence ATGGACCGCCTCACCAGCCTGCGCGTGTTCCGCGAAGTGGTCGAATCCGGCAGCTTCGTCGCCGCGGCCGATCGCCTCGGGATCTCGGCGCCGATGGCGAGCAAGCATGTGGCGCAGCTCGAAAGGTCGCTCGGCGCGCGGCTTCTTCACCGCTCGAGCCGCCATCTGAGCCTCACCGAGGCCGGGCAGGCGTGGTACGAACAGAGCGGCCGCGCGCTCGACCTGCTCGACGCGGCCGAAGCCGCCATCGGCCACACCAGCGCCACGCCACGCGGCCAGCTCAAGGTCAGCGCGCCGGTGTGGTGCGCCACGCCGCGATTCGCGCGCGTGCTGGCCGGCTACCGCGAGCAATGCCCCGAAGTCGTGGTCGACATGCACCTGGAGAACCGCAAGGTCGATCTGGCGGCCGACGGCTACGACCTCGCGCTGCGCGCGACGCAGGAGCCGTCGCCGGCGTTGATCGCGCGCCCGCTGTGCAAGCTGCAGTTCCATCTGGTGGCCACGCCTGCGTGCATCGCGCGCGGCGGTCTGCCGGCTTCGCCGGCCGATCTCGCGAAGCTCGATGCCATCGTGCCCAGCTATGTCAACCTCGAAGGCTTCGCACTCAAAGGTCCCGGCGGCCGCCAGGCGCCGCTTCGGCTGCAGCCGGTCATGAAGTCCGACGACACCAACCTGACGCTGCACGCGGTGCACGCGGGCATCGGCATCTCGTTCCTGCCCGAATGGCTGATCGACGAGGACCTCGCCGCGGGCCGGCTGGTGCGGCTGGTGGCGGACTACGCGGCGCCGCCGGTGACCCTGTTCGCGGTGTACACGAGCCGGCAATACATGGCGCCCAAGCTGCGCAGCTTCATCGATTTCCTCGGCGCGCGCCTGGGCGGGGCCTAG
- a CDS encoding alpha/beta fold hydrolase, translating to MPYFSTYEPRAEAEAVRLIERVDALATHHDVEHGGVRVRWRRFGNDTSNPPLVLLHGGHGSWMHWLRNIGALSAGRSLWLPDMPGFNDSDAMPEPAPGQPMLDAFLDTLGATLDSLVGVETGIDLGGFSFGGLIASRLGARRGRIRRMVLMGSGGHGTLRRMKADMINWRAAADRDEERAALLHNLAALMLHEKSSIDALAFAIHDISCHGTRFRSKEISQSGGLQSALDTIGGPQLLVWGEYDVTADPRPLVGELVRDHPLREGTVIDGAGHWVQFERADEVNARVLRFLAEARA from the coding sequence GTGCCTTATTTCTCGACCTACGAACCCCGCGCGGAGGCGGAAGCCGTCCGCCTGATCGAGCGCGTCGACGCGCTCGCCACCCACCACGATGTCGAACACGGCGGTGTCCGCGTGCGATGGCGCCGCTTCGGCAACGACACGTCGAATCCGCCGCTGGTGCTGCTGCACGGCGGCCATGGCAGCTGGATGCACTGGCTGCGCAACATCGGGGCGCTGTCGGCAGGCCGCAGCCTGTGGCTGCCGGACATGCCGGGCTTCAACGATTCCGATGCGATGCCTGAACCGGCGCCGGGGCAGCCGATGCTCGATGCCTTTCTCGACACGCTGGGCGCGACGCTCGACAGCCTCGTCGGGGTGGAAACCGGGATCGACCTCGGCGGCTTCTCCTTCGGCGGCCTGATCGCGTCCAGGCTCGGCGCGCGGCGCGGCCGCATCCGCCGGATGGTCCTGATGGGCAGCGGCGGCCACGGCACCTTGCGCCGCATGAAGGCGGACATGATCAACTGGCGTGCCGCCGCCGACCGCGACGAGGAACGTGCCGCACTGCTGCACAACCTCGCCGCGCTGATGCTGCACGAGAAGTCGTCCATCGACGCGCTGGCCTTCGCGATCCACGACATCTCGTGCCACGGCACGCGCTTTCGCAGCAAGGAGATTTCGCAGTCCGGCGGCCTGCAGTCCGCACTCGACACCATCGGCGGGCCGCAGCTGCTCGTCTGGGGCGAGTACGACGTCACGGCCGATCCGCGGCCGCTGGTGGGCGAGCTCGTCCGGGACCACCCGCTGCGCGAAGGCACGGTGATCGACGGGGCGGGGCACTGGGTGCAGTTCGAGCGCGCGGATGAAGTCAACGCGCGGGTGCTGCGCTTCCTCGCGGAGGCGCGCGCATGA
- a CDS encoding GNAT family acetyltransferase, with translation MTTVIATYSDGVHRAGVVALWRKTFDYGTPHNDADYSLDLKLKADDGLLFVALEGGAVIGTTMAGFDGHRGWIYSVAVDPSHRRRGIGAALVRHAERALSALGCPKINLQIVSSNEQVVGFYEALGFCVEPRISMGKRLPGRG, from the coding sequence GTGACCACGGTGATCGCCACCTATTCCGATGGGGTCCACCGCGCCGGTGTCGTCGCGCTGTGGCGCAAGACCTTCGACTATGGAACGCCGCACAACGACGCGGACTACTCGCTCGACCTGAAGCTCAAGGCCGATGACGGCCTGCTGTTCGTCGCGCTCGAAGGCGGCGCGGTGATCGGCACCACGATGGCGGGTTTCGACGGCCATCGCGGCTGGATCTACTCCGTGGCGGTCGATCCGTCCCATCGCCGCCGCGGCATCGGCGCCGCGCTGGTGCGGCACGCCGAGCGGGCGCTTTCGGCGCTCGGCTGCCCGAAGATCAATCTCCAGATCGTCAGCAGCAACGAGCAGGTGGTCGGCTTCTACGAAGCGCTGGGCTTTTGCGTGGAGCCGCGCATCAGCATGGGCAAGCGGCTCCCCGGGCGCGGCTGA